From the genome of Takifugu rubripes chromosome 10, fTakRub1.2, whole genome shotgun sequence:
TGGCACGCAAGCATCACTTACAACCAGAAGAGGGCGATATTGCGCTTTAGTTGTATTTCATCCAACGAGGAAGACCCAAGCAATTACGTCATCTCGGATATACGACACGTTGCTATGCGACCCTGAATGCACATCCATAAAGCTTCTGACGAGTTAGCGAGTTAGCGTTGGTGCCACTATAAGGTAACATCAATTTTCAATGCTGTTGACGGTTCATAATGACCACAAATGAACTTCTAGTTTCTAATTGTACTAGTGCCATTTCAACAGAGGCAGATACAATCCGCTTTCATTACGTCAGGTCTTTACCAATAAAGATGATAACAATTAACTATTAATATAGATTCTCCAGGTTCTCAGTGGTCAACACAatgagaaaaggaaaatgtgtaTTGTAAAAAGTAATACCCCAAAGATGACAAAACCCACAAGACAGTCCAGTGCATTTATTGCTTTCTAGGAGTGatcactgatgtgtgtgtgtgtgtgtgtggggggggggggggggggggggggggggggggcgtttgaCACTTGATCTTGAAAGATCAAAGGAGCTCTGATTTAATGCAATACAATATTACCCCAACCTGGGTCCTCTTTTATTTGATCAAACCTTTATTTTTTATGTACCAAACATCAGCTAACTGAATTAAATCATTCCACCTTGCAGCCATGCCTCTCCCGGACACCATCTACTGTGGCCAGCAAATTCACATCCCGCCGCAACTTCCAGATATTCTTAAAAGCTTCACCAAAGCTGCCATCCGCACTCAGCCCACAGATGTGCTTCAATGGGCGGAGGCGTAAGTTTCCTTATCAGAAACCCTATTAAATGACCTTTTCAGCTGTGCATTTAAACTGTAATTGGATCCTGATTtaagctgcagcattttctaaGAAAATACTATTTACAACTGAAATTATAATTTTGGTATAATTTTGGTACTTTTctcacttttcttttcctcatgCAGATATTTTACTGCCCTTTCTAAAGGCGAGTTTCTGCCCGTCAAAGAAAGACTGGAGATGAATATTGCCAGCCAGACGACGGACACTGGGCTGACTCCAGGTTTACTCAAAGTTTTGCATAAACAGGTATTTTTCTCATCATCACAGATGTACATAGATCTGGCAACATATAGGTTTATGCCTCACATTGTATCTTTAATGTCATCTCGTCATCCATTTCCCCTCTCTTGTCCGTAATACCTGCCCGGCTGGCCCCATTCTAGCTGTCCCAGCGGCAAAAGTGCAGCAGGAAAGAGCTGCAGAACAAATGGAAGGGCGTGTGTTTGCccccagagcagctggagacgcTGCTGTCCTTGGGCAGCTTCGGCTCAGTTGTTGACTGGATGTCTTTTTT
Proteins encoded in this window:
- the ropn1l gene encoding ropporin-1-like protein isoform X3, producing the protein MPLPDTIYCGQQIHIPPQLPDILKSFTKAAIRTQPTDVLQWAEAYFTALSKGEFLPVKERLEMNIASQTTDTGLTPGLLKVLHKQLSQRQKCSRKELQNKWKGVCLPPEQLETLLSLGSFGSVVDWMSFFALGCSTLGGSLMTSLKFACEILTEDEEGGAARIPFTTFVTLYTYLAHLDGDIPQEHMDRKQVVKLENVCILS
- the ropn1l gene encoding ropporin-1-like protein isoform X2, whose protein sequence is MPLPDTIYCGQQIHIPPQLPDILKSFTKAAIRTQPTDVLQWAEAYFTALSKGEFLPVKERLEMNIASQTTDTGLTPGLLKVLHKQLSQRQKCSRKELQNKWKGVCLPPEQLETLLSLGSFGSVVDWMSFFALGCSTLGGSLMTSLKFACEILTEDEEGGAARIPFTTFVTLYTYLAHLDGDIPQEHMDRFLESLQERVDLQDGMIKPLDFINSPHPD
- the ropn1l gene encoding ropporin-1-like protein isoform X1, with product MPLPDTIYCGQQIHIPPQLPDILKSFTKAAIRTQPTDVLQWAEAYFTALSKGEFLPVKERLEMNIASQTTDTGLTPGLLKVLHKQLSQRQKCSRKELQNKWKGVCLPPEQLETLLSLGSFGSVVDWMSFFALGCSTLGGSLMTSLKFACEILTEDEEGGAARIPFTTFVTLYTYLAHLDGDIPQEHMDRFLESLQERVHHRAAEATGEQGAHMGVAGGLTLMAAHTGTVMHLYFSTAGDANWLL